One window of Cataglyphis hispanica isolate Lineage 1 chromosome 12, ULB_Chis1_1.0, whole genome shotgun sequence genomic DNA carries:
- the LOC126853753 gene encoding myosin-I heavy chain isoform X2: protein MVAKHFASQGSSPECGVPDMTVISDIDETGINRNLQVRYSRDQIYTYTGSILVAVNPYKEVDYYTNEYVNRYHEQKMGALEPHVFALAEAAYKSLQDTETNQSCVISGESGAGKTETTKFILQYLCSVTSNVDTWVEQQILEANTILEAFGNAKTVRNDNSSRFGKFMQVCFDNKWMIKGCIIQDYLLEQSRITFQSPEERNYHVFYKLVEAGTRDKEFAEQYKLRPASHYKYLNQSGCAKIDGISDSKKLDALRLAFNVLQVAPEMCEGIFRVLSAILWLGNLSFEDIDGERCELSTEDRNIVDTVAPLLGLQVEDLTRVVLIRQINVRGNITEIPLKVQEARENRHAMAKALYSRTFAWLINHINNCTNPGQDSSRFLGVLDIFGFENFALNSFEQLCINYTNEKLHKFFNHYVFALEQELYRQEEIQYSHITFTDNTMCLELIEKPPRCVLKLLTEQCHMPKGSDLAYLTNLHAEFENHPCYVKGDDRRKWEKEFGVKHYAGCVTYTVEGFVDKNRDVQQDVFFDFMSRSTNEFVQEISAYQDLLGYTVARATGSAATTMSRGTSKGKPTLCDSFRHQLQALVDVLQATTPWYARCIKPNMEKIANHYDEKLVLDQLKYLGMLDIIRIRKEGFPIHMSFHDFVARYRCLDKGRASLSCDEKEAARHLISKQGIPQTEWQIGRTKVFLRSYVHEPLEDSRNQMVTRNAIVIQKIWRGYVKRREYKRIREAALKVQHAYRGWKLRIMFIRKRRAAIVIQSHLRGVFAREVAAALREMRRVDEEMRKRERLEKERRLMEDKKALEESQRKAQEEIAALSQMAEQMNSKMAAASDLQSVDLDNLFSFLSDVQSTKSNQIIEEIGEQMDELVEDLDVELETVIQQEMELNCKAAESSKVTSPVNGQEMTSLQQRLPSANNLSTSKLGQPSLPEPTEPPPPPPPPAPPLAINGDSSDDNGEPIYESVLPREENDLDSPIVHNGSHSPGQMVNGEACGSLPPSNKMTKEIAGSPPSRPESTSSAGHHHAHHHHHQTMIPQAQQNGHDQSQSQPQVLQQLPVEREQRRKCRVERKLQELEDKKEQENEATYHDIVEFAQNYFNSHERSPEGTIMATLTRKSRGKSVEYVPKYEMVTYYKGSSIPNSHIHMYDPDNVNVACSVFRDLCKYIRGEMKLDQEIVTIQSIIAYGIEREELRDEIYVQCMRQATNNPNTEWAERVWLLLCLAIVAFQPSKLLYKYFVSFLKKNLALEGKLRQYVQWCVDNCKNTKVSCRQHPPSTVEIAAMRRLGTIVCRFFFLDGRTKAIDVHPTDTAADAVAKLGEKLGLRSLEGWAIYQSRPDGEEHVRAHDYLYDVIAAWEMKQCKLNTAQSTFSTLRRGNNATLGSGDNRFVFKRRLFRNPREISQDPVEVNMLYAQAVYNVVKCDDFPVSEKVALQLAGLQAQVSLGDPKDNDRLDYYSEVDSFLPYRISRARGDDVWVPIIAQAHRQYGAGRKELAAKVLYLSCVMQYPLYGTTMFNVTYRGYWSYGNQLILGINCDGLMLIKPDDKFVLSEYRYQDVESIMLDPSDSFITLSLLRHNPDSSHKCFVFETPQKNEIGSLIVSYCSALAGWITENEVPTKKLKCITNEDRIRLYHNLVNCRRTLVDSEILRKPQDSGGGFLRNTLRRLSKHRIEKLRQEHGNADHGETYKGFPYAYWAFSRQQIPQSLSKLPDPDEQISLSIFQLILTYAGLGQNGDTVRRVEDEHVNLIQTVMERCIRKENLLGELYLQLIKQTTDHPDPNNRVNLRHWALLSLACSVILPPQKVIRKYLIAHLKRCASDYVTEEGKYARFAEKCLYKTQGTRRRQWPPSREEIMCTINRRPIYARFHFMDGQYHAVEFHPSATARDVMEIIKTKIGLEETAMGYAIYEVLGPTERSLIPEEKVADVMSKWERYRTSQQTQQSSQRKHVHHFFLFKKHLFLDQYMNLDDPVEKELLYHQVLHDLRADRFPITEKEAMMLTALQAQLEMGDCQDTISEQDYRTISSHCLPSRLVPCLCVDGVRQHHQSLRGMTPPEAKKAFLNLIQSWPLHRATIFDVMQSFTSNWPRVLWLAVDQQGLHLLEHRSRNALCTYEYSSILSYTPAVNCLMIITGTDKKQSKVILTTSQAHQIANLIREYMEVLQSPPEIPRRDSTMAVQQFAAQQQQQHQQPPATLPSSTTGGRKSRPTSMLHRGAPIIQSQAS, encoded by the exons GCGGCGTACAAGTCTCTGCAGGACACCGAGACCAATCAGTCCTGCGTGATATCGGGCGAGAGCGGGGCTGGCAAGACCGAGACCACCAAGTTCATTCTGCAGTATCTTTGTTCGGTCACTAGCAACGTCGACACGTGGGTGGAGCAGCAGATCCTGGAGGCCAATACCATCCTCGAGGCATTCG gtAACGCGAAGACGGTGCGAAACGACAACAGTTCGCGCTTTGGCAAGTTCATGCAAGTGTGCTTTGACAACAAATGGATGATCAAGGGATGCATCATTCAAGATTATCTGCTGGAGCAGAGCCGTATCACTTTTCAAAGCCCGGAGGAGCGCAATTACCACGTATTTTATAAGTTGGTTGAAGCCGGCACGAGAGACAAGGAATTCGCCGAGCAATATAAGCTACGACCGGCCagtcattataaatatctcaatCAGTCCGGCTGCGCAAAAATTGACGGAATTTCTGACTCTAAGAAACTCGACGCTCTCAGGCTCGCCTTCAATGTGCTTCAG GTCGCGCCGGAAATGTGCGAAGGTATCTTCCGGGTATTATCGGCCATCTTGTGGCTTGGAAATTTAAGCTTCGAAGATATCGATGGCGAAAGATGCGAGCTGTCGACGGAGGATAGGAACATAGTCGACACGGTAGCACCTTTATTGGGTCTGCAAGTGGAGGATCTCACTAGGGTGGTACTGATACGGCAGATAAATGTTCGTGGTAATATAACAGAGATCCCGCTGAAAGTACAGGAGGCACGAGAGAATAGGCATGCGATGGCGAAGGCGCTTTACTCGCGCACTTTTGCCTGGCTCATCAATCACATCAACAATTGCACGAATCCAGGCCAGGATAGCTCGCGATTTCTCGGGGTGCTCGATATATTCGGCTTCGAGAATTTTGCGTTGAACAGCTTTGAGCAACTCTGCATCAATTATACCAACGAGAAATTACACAAGTTCTTCAATCACTATGTCTTTGCGTTGGAGCAGGAACTT TATCGCCAAGAGGAGATCCAATATTCCCACATCACATTCACGGACAACACAATGTGCCTGGAATTGATTGAAAAGCCTCCGCGATGTGTTCTCAAATTATTGACCGAGCAGTGCCATATGCCGAAAGGCTCCGATTTGGCCTATCTGACAAACTTGCATGCAGAATTCGAGAATCACCCGTGCTATGTGAAGGGGGATGATCGACGAAAATGGGAAAAGGAATTTGGGGTTAAACACTACGCCGGTTGCGTGACGTACACCGTCGAGGGTTTCGTCGATAAGAATCGAGATGTTCAGCAGGatgtatttttcgattttatgtCCAGAAGCACCAACGAATTTGTTCAAGAAATCTCCGCCTATCAAGATTTATTGGGATACACCGTTGCGCGCGCAACCGGCAGCGCGGCCACGACAATGTCACGAGGAACGTCGAAAGGCAAGCCAACTCTCTGCGACTCTTTTCGACATCAATTGCAAGCCTTAGTAGACGTATTGCAGGCGACGACACCATGGTACGCGCGTTGTATTAAGCCGAACATGGAGAAGATAGCTAATCACTACGACGAGAAGCTTGTGCTGGACCAGCTCAAGTATCTTGGCATGTTGGACATTATACGCATACGCAAAGAGGGCTTTCCGATACATATGTCGTTTCACGACTTTGTCGCGAGGTATCGTTGCCTAGACAAGGGCCGAGCCTCGCTTTCCTGCGACGAGAAGGAGGCAGCCAGACATTTGATCAGCAAACAAGGTATACCGCAAACTGAGTGGCAGATTGGCCGGACGAAAGTATTTCTGAGAAGCTACGTGCACGAGCCTTTAGAAGACTCTAGAAATCAGATGGTAACGAGAAACGCCATAGTAATACAGAAGATTTGGCGAGGATATGTTAAACGGCGAG AATACAAGCGTATAAGGGAGGCAGCACTCAAGGTGCAACACGCATACCGCGGCTGGAAGTTACGGATAATGTTTATTCGAAAGCGCAGAGCTGCCATAGTGATACAAAGTCATCTACGAGGTGTCTTTGCGAGGGAGGTGGCCGCTGCGCTGCGTGAAATGAGACGAGTCGATGAGGAGATGAGAAAGAGGGAGCGACTAGAGAAAGAACGAAGATTGATGGAGGACAAGAAGGCGTTAGAAGAAAGCCAGAG aAAAGCACAGGAAGAGATTGCCGCTCTGTCGCAGATGGCCGAGCAAATGAACTCGAAGATGGCCGCTGCTTCAGACTTGCAATCGGTAGACCTCGACAATCTATTCTCCTTTTTATCCGACGTACAATCGACTAAAAGCAATCAAATTATCGAGGAGATTGGTGAGCAGATGGACGAACTTGTCGAGGATTTAGACGTGGAATTAGAAACCGTTATTCAACAAGAGATGGAATTAAATTGCAAGGCCGCCGAGTCGTCGAAAGTCACTTCTCCTGTCAACGGACAGGAAATGACATCTCTGCAGCAACGATTACCTAGTGCGAATAATTTGAGTACTAGCAAACTCGGTCAACCGAGTCTTCCGGAACCTACGGAACCACCTCCACCGCCACCTCCCCCGGCGCCACCTTTAGCGATAAATGGCGATTCGTCGGATGACAATGGCGAACCAATCTACGAGTCTGTGTTGCCACGCGAGGAGAACGATCTCGACAGTCCAATTGTTCACAATGGCAGTCATAGTCCTGGCCAAATGGTCAATGGCGAAGCTTGCGGATCTTTGCCCCCGAGCAACAAAATGACTAAGGAAATCGCCGGTAGTCCACCATCTAGACCGGAGTCAACGAGTTCTGCTGGCCATCATCATgcgcatcatcatcatcatcagaCGATGATACCCCAGGCGCAACAAAACGGTCACGATCAATCACAATCACAACCACAAGTGTTGCAGCAATTGCCGGTCGAGCGTGAGCAGCGACGCAAGTGCCGCGTGGAACGCAAATTGCAGGAACTCGAAGATAAGAAGGAACAAGAGAATGAGGCTACTTATCACGATATCGTCGAGTTTgcgcaaaattatttcaacagcCATGAACGTTCGCCGGAAGGTACTATAATGGCCACACTGACGAGAAAGTCACGCGGCAAGAGCGTCGAGTACGTTCCAAAATACGAGATGGTTACGTATTACAAAGGATCCAGCATTCCGAATTCACACATTCATATGTATGATCCTGATAACGTGAATGTTGCATGTTCTGTATTCAGG gaTTTGTGTAAATACATACGCGGCGAGATGAAGCTGGATCAGGAGATAGTCACGATCCAGAGTATCATCGCTTATGGGATCGAGCGGGAAGAATTACGAGATGAGATTTATGTACAATGCATGCGTCAGGCGACCAATAATCCCAACACCGAGTGGGCGGAACGCGTATGGTTGCTATTATGCTTGGCGATCGTCGCCTTCCAACCAAGTAAACTActctacaaatattttgtctCCTTCCTGAAGAAGAACCTTGCTCTTGAGGGCAAGCTGAGACAATATGTACAATGGTGTGTGGATAATTGCAAGAATACCAAGGTATCTTGCAGACAACATCCACCGTCTACCGTAGAGATTGCCGCTATGAGACGATTGGGCACTATAGTCTGCCGATTCTTTTTTCTGGACGGAAGAACAAAAGCAATTGACGTACATCCGACCGACACAGCCGCCGACGCTGTCGCCAAGCTTGGAGAAAAATTGGGCCTTCGGTCACTAGAAGGTTGGGCCATCTATCAGAGCAGACCAGACGGGGAGGAGCATGTGCGAGCTCACGATTATCTATACGACGTGATCGCTGCATGGGAGAT gaaacaatgcaaattaaataccGCACAATCGACATTCTCAACATTGCGACGCGGTAATAATGCTACTCTAGGCAGCGGTGATAATCGCTTTGTCTTCAAACGAAGATTGTTCCGTAATCCGAGAGAAATCTCGCAGGATCCCGTGGAAGTTAATATGCTATACGCGCAAGCAGTTTACAATGTCGTAAAG TGCGACGATTTTCCCGTATCTGAGAAAGTGGCGCTGCAATTGGCAGGATTGCAGGCGCAAGTATCTCTCGGAGATCCCAAGGATAACGACAGACTGGATTACTACAGTGAGGTGGACAGTTTTCTACCCTATAGAATCAGTCGCGCCCGCGGCGACGACGTATGGGTGCCAATTATAGCGCAAGCGCACCGGCAATACGGCGCCGGGCGCAAAGAACTAGCGGCCAAAGTTCTATATCTGTCCTGTGTGATGCAGTATCCTCTTTACGGCACGACAATGTTCAACGTTACTTACCGAGGATATTGGTCTTACGGCAATCAATTAATTCTTGGTATTAATTGCGACGGTCTCATGTTAATCAAGCCGGACGATAAGTTTGTTTTATCCGAATATCGTTATCAAGACGTCGAGAGCATCATGTTGGATCCGAGCGACTCATTTATCACACTTTCGCTACTGCGACATAATCCTGATAGTTCGCACAAATGTTTCGTATTTGAAACTCCACAGAAAAACGAGATTGGTAGTCTGATAGTTAGTTATTGTTCGGCGCTAGCGGGTTGGATCACGGAGAATGAGGTGCCTACGAAAAAACTCAAGTGTATCACCAACGAGGATCGTATCAGGCTTTATCACAATCTGGTCAACTGTCGGCGAACGCTAGTCGATTCAGAAATCCTAAGGAAACCGCAAGATTCCGGCGGCGGTTTTCTTAGGAATACACTTCGTAGATTATCTAAACATCGGATAGAGAAACTCAGGCAAGAGCATGGAAATGCCGATCACGGCGAAACTTATAAAGGCTTTCCGTACGCTTATTGGGCATTCAGTAGGCAGCAAATACCACAGAGTTTGTCGAAACTGCCAGATCCCGATGAACAGATCTCTTTAAGTATCTTCCAGTTGATTCTGACATACGCGGGACTTGGTCAGAATGGCGACACGGTCCGCAGAGTCGAAGACGAGCACGTGAATCTCATACAGACTGTCATGGAACGATGCATACGAAAAGAAAACTTGTTGGGCGAACTGTATCTACAATTGATCAAGCAAACGACCGATCATCCGGATCCGAACAATCGTGTTAATCTGCGACACTGGGCATTGCTCTCGCTTGCGTGTTCCGTGATTCTTCCGCCTCAGAAGGTTATACGTAAATATTTGATCGCGCATTTGAAGCGATGCGCCAGCGATTACGTCACAGAAGAGGGTAAATATGCGAGATTCGCGGAAAAGTGCCTTTATAAGACTCAGGGCACTCGAAGACGGCAATGGCCACCGAGTCGCGAGGAGATCATGTGCACCATTAATCGCCGACCGATCTACGCGAGATTCCACTTTATGGATGGCCAGTACCACGCTGTCGAGTTTCATCCATCTGCAACTGCCAGGGATGTCATGGAGATTATCAAGACTAAGATAGGACTCGAAGAAACTGCCATGg GCTACGCGATTTACGAGGTGTTGGGGCCAACCGAGCGATCACTGATTCCTGAGGAGAAGGTAGCCGATGTCATGTCCAAATGGGAACGATATAGGACATCGCAACAGACTCAACAGAGCTCACAACGGAAGCATGTACATCACTTCTTCCTGTTCAAGAAACACTTGTTCCTAGACCAATACATGAACTTAGATGATCCGGTAGAGAAGGAATTATTGTATCATCAAGTGCTACACGACTTGCGCGCCGATCGGTTCCCCATCACTGAGAAAGAAGCT ATGATGCTGACGGCTTTGCAAGCGCAACTGGAAATGGGTGACTGCCAAGACACAATATCGGAACAAGACTATCGAACGATATCGAGCCATTGCTTACCGTCAAGACTGGTGCCGTGCTTGTGTGTAGATGGTGTGCGCCAGCACCATCAATCTTTACGCGGAATGACGCCACCCGAAGCAAAGAAGGCTTTCCTGAATCTGATTCAATCATGGCCGTTGCACCGAGCAACCATCTTCGACGTGATGCAATCGTTCACCTCAAATTGGCCTCGCGTACTATGGCTGGCTGTTGATCAGCAGGGTCTTCATCTCCTAGAACATCGTTCCAGAAACGCACTGTGTACTTACGAATATAGCAGTATTTTAAGTTATACGCCCGCCGTTAATTGTCTGATGATCATTACCGGTACGGATAAGAAGCAAAGCAAAGTCATTCTTACCACGTCGCAG GCTCATCAGATAGCGAATCTGATTCGCGAGTACATGGAGGTGCTTCAGTCACCGCCGGAAATACCGAGACGAGACTCGACGATGGCTGTTCAACAATTTGCCGCtcaacagcagcaacagcatcAGCAACCGCCCGCAACACTGCCGTCATCTACGACCGGCGGACGAAAGTCCCGACCCACTTCGATGTTACACAGAGGTGCTCCGATAATACAATCGCAAGCTAGTTAG